The following are encoded together in the Mesoterricola sediminis genome:
- the fliM gene encoding flagellar motor switch protein FliM → MAKILSQEEVDALLKSHAKAAKGPAPAAGPVDRPTASAAPQKAKKAQQLKKVSLYNFRRPDRVSREQMRSLHFMHDRFARNFSSSLSAYLRTITEVNLVSVEQLSYQEFLLSVPDPTCFNAISIRPLEGAFALEVNPQLVFPIIDKMLGGPGDPLKQLRTMTDIEQSIFDGVLKLALDDLREAWRGIIDLDFKIQARETSPQLIQIVAPNEVVLLVVFEVKMSSVVGMINLAIPSIILEPVASKFDQEMYTGYKKSGTFEEAKLLMESVKRCDMQVCAEIRGTSLRLSDILALQEGDLIPLTKRFDAVLDLTVDGIPRFQGYVALNSNQKRVFQVTAQKQEA, encoded by the coding sequence ATGGCCAAGATTCTAAGCCAGGAAGAGGTTGATGCCCTCCTGAAGTCCCACGCCAAGGCGGCGAAGGGGCCTGCACCCGCTGCCGGGCCGGTTGATCGCCCCACCGCCAGCGCCGCGCCTCAGAAGGCAAAAAAAGCCCAGCAGTTGAAGAAGGTCAGCCTCTACAACTTCCGCCGGCCGGACCGGGTCAGCCGGGAGCAGATGCGCTCCCTGCACTTCATGCACGACCGCTTCGCCCGGAACTTCTCCAGCTCGCTGTCCGCCTACCTCCGGACCATCACCGAGGTCAACCTGGTCTCCGTGGAGCAGTTGAGCTACCAGGAGTTCCTCCTCTCCGTCCCGGACCCCACCTGCTTCAACGCCATCTCCATCCGGCCCCTGGAGGGCGCCTTCGCCCTCGAGGTGAACCCCCAGCTGGTCTTCCCCATCATCGACAAGATGCTGGGCGGCCCCGGCGACCCCCTCAAGCAGCTGCGCACCATGACCGACATCGAGCAGTCCATCTTCGACGGCGTGCTCAAGCTGGCCCTGGACGACCTGCGCGAGGCCTGGCGCGGCATCATCGACCTGGACTTCAAGATCCAGGCCCGGGAGACGAGCCCCCAGCTCATCCAGATCGTGGCCCCCAACGAGGTCGTGCTGCTGGTGGTCTTCGAGGTGAAGATGAGCTCCGTGGTCGGCATGATCAACCTGGCCATCCCCTCCATCATCCTGGAGCCGGTGGCCAGCAAGTTCGACCAGGAGATGTACACCGGCTACAAGAAGTCCGGCACGTTCGAGGAGGCCAAGCTCCTCATGGAGAGCGTGAAGCGGTGCGACATGCAGGTCTGCGCCGAGATCCGGGGCACCAGCCTGAGGCTCTCGGACATCCTGGCCCTGCAGGAGGGGGACCTCATCCCCCTGACCAAGCGCTTCGACGCCGTGCTGGACCTCACCGTCGACGGCATTCCCCGCTTCCAGGGGTACGTCGCCCTCAATTCGAACCAGAAGCGGGTGTTCCAGGTGACCGCCCAGAAGCAGGAGGCTTGA